A window from Scleropages formosus chromosome 17, fSclFor1.1, whole genome shotgun sequence encodes these proteins:
- the LOC114909043 gene encoding calcium channel flower homolog produces MSSEEQLPATETKVDEDGVTWWYKWMCKIAGVVGGICCACAGLWNCITFNPMNIVAGVWMMLNAFILFLCEVPFCCQFVEFANSISARVDKLRPWQKGTFYCGMALVPILLHLSFTTLLGNAVAFATGVLYGLSSLGKKGGAVNFIPLQEQKQVDEEKLAETAEGAAQ; encoded by the exons ATGAGCTCGGAGGAACAATTGCCTGCCACTGAGACCAAAGTGGATGAAGATGGTGTCACTTGGTGGTACAAATGGATGTGTAAGATTGCTGGGGTTGTTGGTGGGATCT GTTGTGCCTGTGCTGGACTCTGGAACTGTATCACCTTCAACCCCATGAACATTGTGGCAGGAGTGTGGATGAT GTTGAACGCCTTCATCTTGTTCCTTTGTGAGGTCCCGTTCTGCTGTCAGTTTGTTGAGTTTGCCAACTCAATCTCAGCTCGTGTTGATAAGCTGAGGCCCTGGCAGAAGGGCACCTTCTACTGCGG AATGGCACTTGTTCCTATCCTGCTCCACCTGTCCTTCACCACATTACTGGGAAATGCAGTTGCCTTCGCGACAGGAGTGCTGTACGGCCTGTCATCTCTGGGCAAGAA GGGCGGTGCAGTGAATTTCATTCCACTCCAGGAGCAGAAACAAGTGGATGAGGAGAAGCTGGCAGAGACAGCAGAGGGAGCTGCACAGTGa
- the LOC108938510 gene encoding solute carrier family 2, facilitated glucose transporter member 6-like, translating to MDERTPLLNNGPASTSNARLYLAVFSAVLGNFNFGYSLVYPSPVIPYLQVEENPNLRMNTTYIAWFGSVFSLGAAAGGLGAMLLNDMIGRKISIMISGVPCSVGYLLMAAAQTRWMLYLGRILTGFASGITAAAIPVYVSEISSPRVRGVLGSFAQVSVVVGSLSLYVLGLLLPWRWLAVAGELPALLMLVLLCFMPKSPRYLISKGRQEEALKALEWLRGRDANFIAELKNIEKSISSQGNISWSDLAMPYYYKPIVISVIMWLLQQMTGITPILVYLEPIFHRTKVTLEPRYDAALVALVRLLSVMIAASLMDRAGRKRLLFTSGFLMFLACQALTIYTHTTPCPSINITHSQLHTPFSILQSHGVQQSPPFDPITVIPLLSTMVIIFGYAMGWGPITWLLMSEILPLGARGKAPGLCVGISWVTAFILTQVFMHVVEAYGLFVPFLFFSVVAVISILFTALYVPETKGRSLEEIENYFRTGRTFTINDN from the exons ATGGATGAGAGAACACCGCTTCTTAACAACGGCCCAGCATCCACAAG CAATGCCAGACTTTATCTGGCAGTGTTCTCTGCAGTCCTTGGCAACTTTAACTTTGGGTACTCCTTGGTATACCCATCTCCAGTGATCCCCTACCTCCAAGTCGAGGAAAACCCCAACCTCAGAATGAACACAACATACATTGCCTGGTTTGGG TCTGTGTTCTCACTTGGGGCTGCTGCGGGAGGCCTTGGTGCCATGCTGCTGAACGACATGATAGGACGTAAGATAAGCATCATGATTTCAGGAGTCCCGTGCTCTGTGGGGTACCTGTTGATGGCTGCAGCACAGACTAGATGGATGCTGTACTTGGGACGCATACTGACAGGCTTCGCCAGCGGAATAACAGCTGCCGCCATCCCT GTTTATGTGTCAGAAATTTCCAGTCCACGTGTGAGGGGTGTGTTGGGATCCTTCGCTCAAGTTTCAGTTGTTGTTGGGTCTCTTTCTCTCTATGTACTAG ggctgctgttgccatggcgatggTTAGCTGTTGCTGGGGAGTTACCAGCTCTTCTCAtgcttgtgctgctgtgctTCATGCCCAAATCCCCTCGGTACCTTATCAGCAAGGGCAGACAGGAGGAGGCCCTCAAAGCGCTGGAGTGGCTTCGGGGGAGGGATGCCAATTTCATTGCCGAGTTAAAAAATATTGAGAAGAGCATATCCAGTCAG GGGAACATCAGCTGGTCAGACCTGGCTATGCCATACTACTATAAACCAATTGTCATCTCAGTGATAATGTGGCTCCTTCAGCAAATGACTGGTATAACCCCCATCCTGGTTTACCTAGAGCCCATCTTTCACCGCACCAAAGTCACATTG GAGCCTAGATATGATGCTGCGCTGGTAGCTCTGGTCCGACTTCTGTCAGTTATGATTGCAGCCAGTTTGATGGACAGGGCTGGCAGGAAGAGGCTTCTCTTCACCTCAG GGTTCCTGATGTTTCTTGCCTGCCAAGCCCTGACCATTTACACCCACACCACACCCTGCCCTTCCATAAATATTACACACTCCCAGCTGCACACACCATTCAGCATTCTGCAGTCCCACGGGGTTCAGCAAAGTCCACCCTTTGACCCCATTACTGTCATCCCCCTGCTCAGCACAATGGTCATCATATTTG GCTATGCAATGGGATGGGGCCCTATCACATGGCTGCTGATGTCAGAGATCCTTCCCCTGGGGGCCAGGGGTAAAGCACCCGGTCTGTGTGTTGGTATTAGCTGGGTCACCGCCTTTATCTTGACTCAGGTCTTCATGCACGTGGTG gaaGCTTATGGCCTGTTTgtgccttttctgtttttttctgtggtgGCTGTGATCAGTATTCTCTTTACTGCTTTATATGTTCCGGAGACCAAGGGTCGTTCTTTGGAAGAGATTGAGAACTATTTTCGAACTGGACGCACTTTCACAATCAACGACAATTAA